From the Chanodichthys erythropterus isolate Z2021 chromosome 9, ASM2448905v1, whole genome shotgun sequence genome, the window TTCGACTGTCCCAAGACAACTCCTGCTGGCATCTTCTCAGGCCTCGACTTGCCCCCACCATGTGCTTAACCCAGAGAGAAAGACTCTTTCCCACTACAAGAGTCAAATTAACAGCTTAAGTTGTTTCATATTTCTTCATCCAACGCAGAAGATATTGATTACAACTTCAGACCAAACCATCAAGAATTTCTCCTCAGCCTGCAGATCCGATGCTCCTCAACAGCTAAGGCATTGTGCAAGTATCATACGTTTGAACATTAAAGGGGCTATATATAAGATTttcactttaataaagcataaaaatatcccaatatgtttgcagatatttaggaaacatgccaAGTTCACCTACTtatttctcagaaaaacaaagctacagccagatattctactttgaaatgtgcgttcCATGTTGgaatgtctttgttttggtctgtgcgaaaccatgtgctgccagtttatctaatagtatttcgacatcacaggttgccagttgccGGAAAACACAGCGcattgcagccatggaaaccagcaaacaaactgggtcagagaatcaaagattctacctgacctaaaaagcctctgcatccatctaaaaacCTCTATGAAtgacagcatattaaaacacagataaatcaactcatcaactTATAGTGTttaagtctcctcagctttcattgtcaatcGCACTCCCTCTTGTTGCGGTTTCTCAAGCTGGCAACCCTTGTCTTTGAAGGAGGGGGTGTGCTTACAATGTTTTGAATTTGGACCGCAGTACCTATTttgtttagttaataaaatgcACAATACATATTTGGTTCTGACTTCCTGTCTGCTCATAGTTGTCACTTAAATTATTTAGAAAGGCtaagaaataattatttttttctgtggcaATGAAAGATACCCTTCTCCTAGAATCAATTAATAATGAATACTGAGTgtcaataataatgaataatcaATACTGAGTGTTCACAGAATgaactgattgattgattgtaatcttaaatttaaagttatctgattcaaatattcataattaattagttataattattatttcccctttgagctaATTCACAACATTGATGCAGGTCCACAGCAGACAATTAAGTAAACTAATGAGAATGTGAAACATGTTTTCAGAGATTTTTTTCCTAAATATTCTCAAGACAAAAGTGTTGTTTTATTTGAAGAATAACTCTAATGTACAGTATAGGCAAGAAAGTTCAACGTGAGCTGAttcttttcttctctttcttttttcagtttgTTTGACAAAGAATGGAAATATCTGCAAGATGCTTGTGGAAAAACAACCTGCTCAAGATCTGATTTTTAAACTTCTGTCTTCGTTTCTCACAGTTTTCAACAAAACCCCCAATACTGTTATTTGCTGTAAAGGCATCCATCAGATCTACTAATGGCACAGCAAGCTGaggaaatgtttcttcaatGCTCATATTAGCTGACGAGACTCCACTGACATTTATGAGACATGTTCACTTTGAAGATTATTGTTCTCTTTACTGTTATTGTTCCACTTCACTATGATTTTTGCTGGTGTCGATGTGCTGATGCTGAATATGAGATGAATGGGCAATGCTGTCCAATGTGTGCTCCTGGTAAGACTGCTAATGAAAAGTTATACCATATAGATTACATATTTAACACAATTTGTATAATTTCAAAGTTCCTAACAGTaaagttccttttttttttttttttgaggtttgttaaatatattacttcagtgatgataatctgcttTATTTTGCATTAATGAATACAGTGGTGTGAATAAGTGTTTGcccaggacaatgatccaaaacacaccagcaagtccacctctgaacagctgaagaaaaacaaaatgaagactttggagtggcctagtcaaagtcctgacctcTATCCTATTGAGATGCTGTGGCATGACCTTAAAAAGGCGGTTCACGCTTGAAAACTCTCCAACATGActgaattacaacaattctgcaaagataagtgggccaaaattcctccacagcgctgtaacagactcattgcaagttatcgcaaacgcttgattgcagttgttgctgctaaggGTGACCCAACcagttaggtttagggggcaaacactttttcacacagtGCCATGTGGGCTTGTGTTTTGTTTTCGCTTCataataaaatcattttcatttaaaaactgcatgttgtgtttacttgtgttatctttgattaatatttaaatttgtttgatgatctgaaacattaaagtgtgacaaacatgcaaaaaaaaaaaaaaaaatcaggaagggggcAAACACTTATTCACAccactgtatatattttttctgcataaaagcatttgtttggttagaggaaaaaaaaaaaaaatagaaactcAGTATACCATGACAGTGCATTTTGCATCACATTGCAAAATTGGTTTCTGCTgaaattaaataactttgctTTTCTGCTTTTTTAGGAAATCATGTTTTTTGGCACTGCACAGAAGACACCAGCACAACTTGTGCTCCATGCCTTAAATTCACTTTCATTGATGAACCCAACGGATTAACAAAATGCTTTGACTGTACTGTGTGTGATACAAGTGAGTGTTTCACCTTTACATTTGTTCATCTGGAAATTAAGAAGTTgttatagattttatttatttaaatctgaTTGATCTTTTAATGCAGGTGATTCAGCATCTGAAGAGATGCAATGTAATTGCTCTGCGGGCTAGTTGTTCCTAATAATAACTTATGTAAAATGTTTTCTGCTGACTCATTTATCTTAGACCGAGGGATAAGAGTGAATAAAGCCTGTACTCAGTCGTCAGATACTGTTTGTGAGCCTCTGGATCAATTCTACTGCACTGAACGAATTAAAGATAGCTGTAGAAACGCTGTGAAACACTCTGAATGCAGCCCTGGACAATATATCAAACAAGCAGGTAAatgataaaatgatataaatatgcTGTTTATTGTTATCTGTGCTGCATTAGCAGCAGTTTAGGAAACAAACACAATATCTTTTCTGTAACTGTATGTCATTGTCTTCACAGGAACTCCCTCCACAGATACAGTATGTGCGGATTGTGAAGCTGACACATATTCAGACGGCTCTTTTTCATCCTGTTTACCACACACACAGTAAGTGTTCATTTATACTGTTGGTGTGTGCTGTtgatcatcatcttcatctgaTCCTGGATATTATTCACAGATGTGAAGCTCTGGGACTCACTGAAACATCTCCAGGAACACGATCATCTGACCGGGAATGTGGAAACAACACTGCACCCATTACTCTTAGTGTtatagttattttaataataataattgcagTAGTTGGTTTTTCAATTGTATATATTCGAAAGAAGAAACAATCTAGTTCAGGTAAGCTTTATTGAATTTGTTCAGAATGTTTTTGTAGTATGAGATGTATAGTTGTTTTATAGATGTATAATTGTTTTTTCTATGCAAACTCAGCCAGATTAAAAGATTTACTTTTTGACAatcacatacagtatatacactatatatttgctacaatgagaaaaaaagatGATGCACTGAGGAATATACTAATGATTAAATTACTATTTTGTCTTCCTTCTGTTCATGCAGGAACACAGGTATAATACaagtttatttcttttttcacattaatgagaaaaacataaaatacatttattttattgtgttttaaataACAAGATGtctctttatttgttttttgttaaaaggaaacaggaaatgattCCAAGGAAAAAGCCAGTATGGGTAAGAGTACTAAATCATATAGACACAACATGCTCATCATCAGATCATGTACATGATGAGAAACTTCACTGATATAACGTTATTTCAGTTGTGATTTATGTAATACTATTTCGGTCTTCAGTGGTTTGACTGTGAGAAAGCAATGCAAATCATTCTTTGTGTTTGTGCGAGCTGAAAAGTAGCTTATAATTTCCTTCACTGTGCTTTCAGTTGTTAGTGGCTGTATAAATGCTGAGCCAAACGGATTGGAAGAAGAAGTAACAAATCGGGAATCACTACAGATTCCAGAGACTCCTCAGAACTGTCTCCAGATGAGGGAGAAAATCAAATGAGCTAAACCTGAAATTCCAATCCAGCGAAAAGTAGATAAAAACAAACCACATTCTGTTGACATTAGAATTACATCTTTATTATTTATCTTTATCAATTAGTGGACAGAAATGGATAGTATTAGTAGTCAAGCAGTATTTTTCTCACTGATGCTCTCAGAATAAACATTCAGCAAACGTCTACATAATACAAGACTTATTTAGACTTTGTCTGAATGACAAAAGAATGAATGTAAGAGTGGAACTATCATCAGCATTGTAAATcatgcaaagtttttttttatattttcattaaaaatatgtatgtacatttataacactgtACTTTGTATTATATTGCCTTTGcattaaattacaaataaactAGTTAATCTGTTGTGAGAGTGTTTCTAAGACAGCGACTGTGGGAGTGACGGTTAAgttgacatctttctctcttctgactgccgttatcaatctctctttctgttgttatttgagcaaatgggaacacaaaaatatatttaatgaagtCTCTCATTCACCAAAAGAAGTTTACCCAACTTTGATGGCTTTTGCTTCTGAGAAACCCAGAAATGTGAGAAGAGTTCATAGTGAGTTAACGTGCTGTGCCGAGTGAAAgtcttgagagagagagagagagagagagagagaaagtgcgCCTCCAGACAGTGTAGAATATAACTAGATATACTCTACAGATATCAAAACACATTATACACAATATAGATGATAAATACAAAAGGTACAGATTATACATATAATACACAATTATACACAATAAAGTTGCAGATGTGCAGTGGGATGATAAACAAGTGATGGCAGAGTTGACTCTTTTGTTAAAGTGCAGTGAGAGCAACATTAGAGTCCAGTTCAGTGGAAACTATATTGATGGAGTGCAGTGCATGGCATAGGATAGAGTGTCCGCCGGTGTGTGAGTCAGACGCACTAACAAAGAGGCTAAAGATtgcacacagcaaaatccccagagttaaaccaactctgctcagattacatatggtCCTGCTgtatatagtgttaaagtaacactgaagcagagttgaagttaatgagataattaagtgattaattaagtgaggattgagcattagtgatgaacacctgctgttaacaagcataatcactgaagagaaacataataactacaaatgacttccagccacagccttagatgaaatcaactgaagatataagacattaaattaaacaactccacaaacagcatattatctcattaactttaactctgcttcagtgttattttaactatgtagagagggaccagagttgatttaactttggggattttgctgtgcagTCTCTAGTGTCAGTCGCTAGAGCTCCTTTTGAcaagaggagctgcaacagTGAAAGCCTTTCAGTATGTGACCGTTACCCTAGAAATATTGTGTTGTAGTTTACAGAAAGATGCATTATGGGACTTTGAGTTCCAAAGACATTTGCCTGAAAAAtgcctttctttttttaaacaataatttaaaaacatttgagcACTTCATGATGATTCCAATGGATACAATCCAAGACATTTTAAACCTCCAAATTCtctcaatttaattttttataacttatgAGGACAATATCTACATCAATGAACGATCCTTTCCCATGGAAGATGCAATCCTTGATCGAACAACTGATATCAAGACAGTCTCTGGATCCCTGAATTTAGACTCCAAGGAAAACCTGTCCGGGTCACATTTATGAATTCCAAGTTTAAAACTTCTCCCTGATAATGCAGTTATtgatatgaatgggaatattcTGTTCCCACAGCTCATTATTGCTGTCATGACAATCAGCTTCTCCTCAATatcctttatttattatttcattgaGTCTAACTCTAAAGTCCATACACATGTAGAAGATCTGATCTGCTTGATTTCAAAAATCATCTGTTATTAAATGATCTGTATCTTTATAGCATTCGACCGCTGCTGCAATGTATAAAAGGTGTCGTTTCAGATGTAATATATGCACAACCATGATGGTTTAATGCACTTAGATTACTAACATGCTTTAATTTGCAGATCTGTGCACAGTTAGACTTTTGTACATTTCATCGTCATTTCAAAACAACAGAATGTCTCATTTTGTCCCAGTTTCGGCAACTGACAACATGCACTTATTTAACAGGATATTCACCTAGGCTATATTTATTTGGGTTTAAAATTAGTAGCTTGAAAAGAAAAGGTAAATATACTTGAACTTCCAGACTATGTTGGGCTGACACATTATTCATTAGCATTGATTTTTATGTCCAAACTAACTATAAAATGATAAACCTCTCACACTCACTGTAAAGCATGTCAAGTCAGTGAATGTTTAATCATTAATGTCACACTTGTGAGGTGAGAAGAGCATTTGAATGCTCTGATTCATTTCAGTTTCAGTTCTCACCAACAACTGTAAGATTTCCCCAAATGTGCCTCATGTATTAGGAAACCTTCAAACTAACTCACAAAACTGATGGTTTTGCATTTGTCACTTTATGAGAAATGGGAACGTgggggcactttcactttcgtaaTCAAAAGGGGAAGGGGCTTAAGCTCAGCTGATTTTTCATGATTTGGAAATGAACACTAGGCTGTAGCAAAACTCGACTGAAGGCAGCCCTCCAGGAACAGGTTGGACACCGGTAGcctaaataaatgttaaaaagtgGTTCCAAAAAGGACCATTTGAGTTCACAAAAACAACCAATAAAAAACACACACCTGCtaaacattcattaatacatgaatattaaaatatgagcGGAGGGTGAAAAATATGAGGGCACCTTGATGTGTTTCAAAATGTAATCTGTGACGGAACGGCTGCCTCTCCCTTATTATCAGCGCCACCCCGTCGCCAGGTCCCTGACTGGAGTAGGTACGAGAgagaggagggatgctgaaacaaCTAGGTCTGGCAGCATGTGATGAGGCACACCTAAAGATAATGAAGCCTCGTCACCGCCACTGATAAATGCTGAGCGCGCCTCTCCTCGGGAGACCGGTCTCTTTCCCCTGTGCATGCATGCTGGTGCACTCGTGGGTCCAGGAAGGGAGCACGGAGGGACTCCCACACCGCTATAGATGTGAGTCGCTGGACCCGCGGTCCGGAATGGAGAAGAATGCATAACGCCACCGACAGGTTAGGACGCAGGGCTGCTATTCCCCTCAGTTATCATGGCTTAAAGAGGACAAGCCGCTGTGCCGAAGCTGTTGCCTCTCGCGCCTTGGACCGAAGAGAGAGAAGCGCAGGACACCCATTGTGCTGTGCtggattgtgtcaaagcagctttacagtgataactggtatataattttggctgcacagcagctcttaaagaaaatgcaggcagatcaaagcactgttgaatatcaaatgtcaagtgtccccaactaagcaagccaaaggcgacaacagcaaggaacccaaactccatcaggtgacatcaggtggcaaataggtgttaaaatggagaaaaaaaccttgagagaaaccaggctcagtcggggggccagttctcctctggcgaacagtgctttgttacgaatcaggttgcaatcataagtctgataggatcgcaacattcaaagtatttatttcagttccatccaggtgaggatcgtattcatcacgccggtatgggcggtctgttgaggaactgtggctgtcatgtcgatgaggccttcacaatggatgatctagtcgactcgatctctgctgaaacttcagggctgcgttgtggtcgtgtcaaggcgcaggtccttggtctcatctggatacggcctggatccggttgactactgtgaacctcgggataaacagaaaaactaatattagcgtagatgccattcttcttctgatgtaacgagtataTCTGGTGTTATaagaagtgttcccggttccggctgacctaatttatgcagcctaataatcctttaacggatttgaaaatataaattgataatgtgttatgtgtatgccaagttaaagagatgcgtttttagtctagattcaaactgacagagtgtgtctgcatcccgaacaatgctaggaagattgtttcagagtttaggtgccaaataggagaaggatctaccgtctgcagttgattttgatattctaggtattatcagctggtctgaattctgagatcgcaataaacgtgaaggactaatGAGTTAAGTGCTcactcaggtactggggagctaaaccatttagtgctttgtaagtaattagcaagattttaaaatctatacgttgtttaacaggaagccaatgcagtgatgacagaactgggctaatatggtcatacttcctagttctagtaagaactctagctgctgcattttgtatgagctgtagtttatttatcaagcgggaggaacaaccacccagtagagcgttacagtaatctagccttgaggtcatgaacgcatgaactaactgttctgcatttttcattgagagcatatgtcgtagtttagatatttttttaagatggaagaaggcggttttacagatgctagtaacatgggcttcaaatgaaagattggtatcaaagagcacacccaggttcctaactgacgacgaagacttaacagagcagcatcaagtgttagacagtattctaggatattacgtgaagaagtttttggtcaaaaattagaatctctgttttttttttatttagtagtatgaaattactggtcatccagttttttatatcagctatacattccgTTAATTCagcgaattggtaagtttcgtcagggcgcgaagaaatatagagctgagtatcatcagcgtaacaatgaaaactaacgccatgcctcctaatgatatctcccaagggtagcatgtacacagtgaaaagcaacggtcctagtactgagccttgctgtactccatatttaacttgagattgatatgacatctcatagtttactactacaaactgataacggtcagataagtatgatttgaaccatggcaatgcaattccactaaccCCAACATAATTCTCGagtctatttaaaagaatattgtgatcgatagtgtcaaattcAGCACTAAGATCCgctaacactaatagagagatacaaccacgatctgatgataagagcaaatcattagtaactctgatgagagcagtctcagtacaatggtatggtctaaatcctgactggaaatcctcacagatactatttctttctaaaaaaggaacatagttgcgatgaaactgccttttctagtatttttgacagaaaagtgagatttgatCCCCCTGTAATCGATTAATTCTttaggatcaagttgtgttttaGCCAGCTTAAAACTTTTTGGTACatatcctagtgataaagatgaattaacaatcttaagaagaggatctatgacctctggaagcatctctttcaatagcttagttggtatagggtctaacatacatgttgttgattttgatgatttaacaagtttagacaattcttcctctcctaaagcagaaAATGAATagaatttttcctcagggacactacaatgcactgtctgatgcgatactgtagtagacggttgcatggctATAACTTTCTCTCTAATATtctcaatcttgcaagtaaagaagttcataaagtcattactgctgtgctgtttggaaacatcagaaattgaagctttatttcttgttaatttagccactgtatcaaataaatacctagggctgtgtttattttcttctaaaagatttgaaaaatagacagatctagcagtttttaaggcctttctgtacttaATCTCAATCTCTCTCCATGAATTGCGAAACAaattctagttttgttttcttccatctgcgctccatttttctagctgctgtttttagggcccgagtgtgctcattgtaccacGGCtttggattaatttccttaatcttttttaagcgcaaaggagcaactgagtctaatgtgctggaaaagacagattTGCAGGCAACTGATTGATGAAATaggattaaaattaagatacatttttttcaaaacgaaattcactttaaagaaagactttctaacaaaacttaatgaagtggtcaaaatcgtGTCTGACCCACTTCatgtctcccgatatattgTACATCATATGATGTATCCTCttatcttactcatgctgttcacttttcattatcaaatagatgaaattaaaaaataacattataattgtaaCGATTTGggactcatggtaagatccatatgcaagctttattaaatgtgagcgtggtcgtacaggcaggggtcagattacagcaaacaggtacagcaaggaacaggcggaatcgtagtcagggtacaggcagtaggtCGAGgtaggcagatatcactcacagaacagcAGACAAGGCAAAGGTCAGGACAGGCGGCACAGGATCGTAGACGggaaacagacaggcagacaagaTAAACGCTTGGAATTGTACACACAGGCAACAAGActttgcggtgaggtggtgtgtgtatgagtcttttatagtccaggtaatgtgtggcagctgggtgtggtgattagtgtggagggattgtgaagtgagtgcaggtgataagcaatggaggatcaggggaaatgtagtccgggatgtgacaggaacagacgtgatcgtgacaatAATAGacctatttaaacataaatatgaaactaaataagttttctttaatggctacaaACAGTAGACTAGTctacagtacagagaaatttcatgttGTGAGCAAGAGCAGATCATGAGTCGAGTTGGAtcaagcataatttatttttagacttaTTTGTTGGCCAGTTGTGGTCTgtgcaataaatattaaaagttCTAAACCATctactgtgttttattgttcCACTATAGTAATGATAATATTCACAATaatatattgaatttgataGTTGTGTCTCACATGGCCCCACAGCAACATTAAAATAGTGTagattgtttaatattttattctatttagtgtccatttcattcatttaacaTATTTAGTATTTGGGCATCCAAGATATTTGAcatatttgaaaaaagaaaacttaaaagtaacacaatagttactttccctggtaattagttacttttataatgaagTAGGCCTAACTATTAACTCAGTTACtgtttgtgagaagtaactataCCATaactaattattttttaaaagtaactggTGAAAAAGGTGTATAAAGCA encodes:
- the LOC137026688 gene encoding tumor necrosis factor receptor superfamily member 14-like; translation: MFTLKIIVLFTVIVPLHYDFCWCRCADAEYEMNGQCCPMCAPGNHVFWHCTEDTSTTCAPCLKFTFIDEPNGLTKCFDCTVCDTNRGIRVNKACTQSSDTVCEPLDQFYCTERIKDSCRNAVKHSECSPGQYIKQAGTPSTDTVCADCEADTYSDGSFSSCLPHTQCEALGLTETSPGTRSSDRECGNNTAPITLSVIVILIIIIAVVGFSIVYIRKKKQSSSGKLY